The following proteins are encoded in a genomic region of Zea mays cultivar B73 chromosome 9, Zm-B73-REFERENCE-NAM-5.0, whole genome shotgun sequence:
- the LOC103637935 gene encoding pollen receptor-like kinase 3: MAPSHHRLSLFLAVAATIAAALLASVAAENGMNDVEALMQLKKSFTNSSSLSSWLITDKDGNRSPCAPDSHHWHGVVCSHGVVTGLRLNGLKLGGTIEVNSLASFPRLRSISFASNNFSGPLPAFHQIKALKSMYLSNNQFTGSIPDDFFVNLSHLKKLWLNDNQLSGSIPASISQATSLLELRLDRNAFTGELPSVPPPALKSLNVSDNDLEGVVPEAFRKFDASRFAGNEYLCFVPTRVKPCKREQPVTSSSRRAIMVLATLLLSAFVMVIALHLCSSQPSSSRRARKLDMEGLEEKSPEYVAVKKASSTPQKSSSWLGRRAGSSLGGLGHRRAASAAKVDDLSSRSAGDLVMVNESKGVFGLTDLMKAAAEVIGSGGLGSAYKAVMANGVAVVVKRSRDMNRATKDAFESEMKRLGAMRHANLLPPLAYHYRKDEKLLVYEYIPKGSLLYVLHGDRGMDYAALDWPTRLKVAVGVARGTAFLHTALAGHEAPHGNLKSANVLLAPDFEPLLVDFGFSSLISHMQSPNSLFAYRAPECAAGHPVSAMADVYCLGVVLLELLTGKFPAQYLQNAKGGTDLVVWATSAMADGYERDLFDPAIMAAWKFALPDMTRLMQVAVDCVETDLEKRPEMKEALVRVEEVVATALATVRERQQDGSGSEGTMSAQSADSASRSSHASYVREGSIQRMASVGERSLRRGSNDPSYGYGIS, encoded by the coding sequence ATGGCCCCGTCTCACCACCGCCTCAGCCTCTTCCTTGCCGTCGCCGCCACCATTGCCGCAGCGCTGCTAGCTTCCGTCGCTGCGGAAAACGGCATGAACGACGTTGAGGCGCTGATGCAGCTCAAGAAGTCCTTCACCAACTCCTCGTCGCTCTCGTCGTGGCTCATTACCGATAAGGACGGGAACAGGTCCCCCTGCGCGCCGGACTCGCACCACTGGCACGGCGTGGTGTGCTCCCATGGAGTGGTCACCGGCCTCCGCCTGAACGGCCTCAAGCTCGGCGGCACCATCGAAGTCAACTCGCTCGCCAGCTTCCCGCGCCTCAGGTCCATCTCCTTCGCCAGTAACAACTTCTCCGGCCCACTCCCCGCCTTCCACCAGATCAAGGCGCTCAAGTCGATGTACCTCTCCAACAACCAGTTCACCGGCAGCATCCCCGACGACTTCTTCGTCAATCTCAGCCACCTCAAGAAGCTCTGGCTCAATGACAACCAGCTCTCCGGCTCCATTCCAGCTTCCATCTCACAGGCCACGTCCCTCCTCGAGCTCCGCCTCGATCGCAACGCCTTCACGGGGGAGCTCCCCTCCGTGCCTCCGCCGGCGCTCAAGTCGCTTAACGTATCTGATAATGACCTTGAGGGCGTCGTCCCGGAGGCGTTCCGAAAGTTCGACGCCAGCAGGTTCGCCGGCAACGAGTACCTCTGCTTCGTGCCGACCCGCGTGAAGCCGTGCAAGCGCGAGCAGCCTGTCACCAGCTCGTCCAGGCGGGCTATCATGGTGCTCGCCACGTTGCTTCTCTCGGCCTTCGTGATGGTCATCGCCCTGCACTTGTGCAGCAGCCAGCCTAGCAGCAGCCGCCGTGCCCGCAAGCTCGACATGGAGGGCCTCGAGGAGAAGTCGCCCGAGTACGTGGCCGTCAAGAAGGCGTCGTCGACACCGCAGAAGAGCTCCTCGTGGCTCGGGAGGAGGGCAGGGTCGTCGCTTGGTGGGCTTGGACACAGACGGGCCGCTTCTGCCGCGAAGGTGGACGATCTAAGCAGCAGATCCGCGGGGGATCTGGTCATGGTGAACGAAAGCAAGGGCGTCTTTGGGCTCACGGACCTCATGAAGGCGGCGGCCGAGGTGATCGGGAGCGGTGGGCTCGGGTCGGCATACAAGGCGGtgatggccaacggcgtggccgtCGTGGTCAAGCGCTCCCGCGACATGAACCGGGCGACCAAGGACGCGTTCGAatccgagatgaagcggctcggcGCGATGCGGCATGCCAACCTGCTGCCGCCGCTGGCCTACCACTACCGCAAGGACGAGAAGCTCCTGGTCTACGAGTACATCCCCAAGGGCAGCCTGCTGTACGTCCTCCACGGCGACCGGGGCATGGACTACGCGGCGCTGGACTGGCCGACGCGGCTCAAGGTGGCCGTCGGCGTCGCGCGCGGCACGGCGTTCCTCCACACGGCGCTCGCCGGCCACGAGGCGCCCCACGGCAACCTCAAGTCGGCCAACGTCCTCCTCGCGCCGGACTTCGAGCCGCTCCTCGTCGACTTCGGGTTCTCCAGCCTCATCAGCCACATGCAGTCCCCGAACTCCCTGTTCGCGTACCGCGCCCCGGAGTGCGCCGCCGGCCACCCCGTGAGCGCAATGGCCGACGTCTACTGCCTCGGCGTCGTCCTACTCGAGCTCCTCACCGGCAAGTTCCCGGCGCAGTACCTCCAGAACGCCAAGGGCGGCACGGACCTCGTCGTGTGGGCCACGTCGGCGATGGCCGACGGCTACGAGCGGGACCTGTTCGACCCGGCCATCATGGCGGCGTGGAAGTTCGCCCTGCCGGACATGACGCGGCTCATGCAGGTGGCGGTGGACTGCGTCGAGACGGACCTGGAGAAGCGGCCGGAGATGAAAGAGGCGTTGGTGagggtggaggaggtggtggcgaCGGCTTTAGCCACGGTGAGGGAGAGGCAACAAGATGGTAGCGGCAGCGAGGGGACGATGAGCGCGCAGTCGGCAGACTCGGCCAGCAGAAGTTCGCACGCCTCGTACGTGCGAGAGGGGTCGATACAGCGGATGGCCAGCGTCGGCGAGCGGTCGTTGCGGCGAGGAAGCAACGACCCCTCGTACGGGTACGGCATCTCGTAA